A single window of Rhizobium favelukesii DNA harbors:
- a CDS encoding M20 family metallopeptidase, with protein MRHAMHREPELSNAEWKTQQRIIETLARFGVTGAKTFHETGVYIDIEGSVPGPARSVALRGDIDALPIQEDRDDLPYTSQVSGIMHACGHDMHGSIALGTALAFHRMRTNFSGKIRIFFQPAEEAEPLGGRTVVEENLLDGFDAAVGFHVRTDIPVGSYGARAGAVTNSSDQFTLEITGTMAHGAKPHAGVDAIAIAGAFINEVQKVVSREMPVDDRAIVTIGTIHGGEATNIICPSVKMTGTIRTASSERRELLVRRVREVAEGVATMHRGTAGFSSQFGEPPVVNDRAMVEHFRQLVVQTVGEDKYVEGASSAGSDDFGFYSSCVPSIYFWFGSKEPGNESGVHTPTFGASDNVLLPTTELAIRYCWDLLHA; from the coding sequence ATGCGTCACGCCATGCATCGCGAGCCGGAACTTTCAAACGCTGAGTGGAAAACTCAACAGCGGATTATCGAGACGCTGGCAAGGTTCGGCGTAACAGGCGCCAAAACGTTTCACGAAACAGGCGTGTACATTGATATAGAAGGATCAGTACCTGGTCCCGCACGCTCGGTCGCGCTGCGCGGGGACATCGATGCACTACCGATTCAGGAAGACCGCGATGACCTGCCCTATACGTCGCAAGTGTCGGGTATAATGCACGCCTGTGGCCACGACATGCACGGCTCGATTGCCTTGGGAACGGCTCTTGCTTTTCACCGAATGCGAACAAACTTCTCCGGAAAAATTCGAATCTTCTTCCAGCCGGCGGAAGAAGCCGAGCCGCTCGGCGGTCGTACGGTGGTGGAAGAAAATCTGCTCGACGGCTTCGACGCCGCAGTCGGGTTTCATGTCCGGACGGATATCCCGGTGGGCTCCTACGGTGCTCGGGCGGGCGCTGTGACGAATTCATCCGACCAGTTTACGCTCGAAATTACCGGAACGATGGCCCACGGTGCGAAACCACATGCGGGAGTGGACGCGATTGCCATCGCTGGCGCGTTCATCAACGAGGTTCAGAAGGTGGTTTCCCGCGAAATGCCGGTAGACGATCGAGCGATCGTGACAATCGGGACGATCCATGGCGGAGAAGCGACGAACATCATCTGTCCATCCGTCAAGATGACGGGTACGATCCGGACCGCCAGTTCCGAGCGGCGGGAACTCCTAGTCCGACGCGTCCGCGAGGTTGCCGAAGGTGTCGCCACGATGCATCGGGGCACGGCAGGATTCAGTTCTCAGTTTGGCGAGCCCCCTGTGGTCAACGACCGCGCCATGGTCGAACATTTCCGACAGCTTGTCGTTCAAACTGTGGGCGAGGACAAATATGTTGAAGGAGCGTCGAGCGCTGGCAGCGATGACTTCGGCTTTTACTCAAGCTGCGTGCCATCGATCTATTTTTGGTTCGGCAGCAAAGAGCCAGGCAACGAGTCCGGCGTTCACACACCTACTTTTGGGGCCTCTGACAATGTTCTGCTCCCGACAACAGAGCTAGCGATCCGGTACTGTTGGGACCTTTTGCACGCTTGA
- a CDS encoding Lrp/AsnC family transcriptional regulator, whose protein sequence is MIELDRIDVALLEAVQKNNRLSSEELAEAVHLSPTACQRRLKRLRNEGVIEADVSIVSPKAVGRQITMIILVSFERERADIVDRFKSEVRNTREVMIGYYVTGDADFILVVTAKDMEGYEQFTRRFFYENPDIKGFKTMVVMDRVKATFAFPVEV, encoded by the coding sequence ATGATCGAGCTAGATCGCATAGATGTGGCGCTTCTTGAGGCAGTTCAGAAGAATAATCGCCTGAGCTCAGAAGAACTTGCAGAGGCAGTCCACCTCTCTCCGACAGCATGCCAACGTCGCTTAAAGCGGTTGCGCAACGAAGGAGTTATCGAAGCGGATGTGTCGATCGTATCGCCCAAAGCAGTCGGACGACAAATTACGATGATTATTCTGGTCTCTTTTGAACGAGAGAGAGCTGACATCGTCGACCGATTCAAAAGTGAGGTTCGAAATACCCGGGAGGTAATGATTGGCTACTATGTAACTGGAGATGCCGACTTCATACTTGTTGTCACTGCGAAAGACATGGAGGGGTATGAACAGTTCACCCGTCGCTTCTTCTATGAGAACCCCGATATCAAGGGATTCAAGACAATGGTTGTGATGGATCGCGTCAAAGCCACTTTCGCCTTTCCCGTTGAGGTTTAA